From a single Xiphophorus maculatus strain JP 163 A chromosome 5, X_maculatus-5.0-male, whole genome shotgun sequence genomic region:
- the LOC102236310 gene encoding volume-regulated anion channel subunit LRRC8C-like isoform X1 codes for MIPVGEFKSLGIEQNSQFRVLKPWWDVLSEYLCIAMLMIGVFGCTLQLTQDKIACLPSHIKNEAVDCNYIIDYSSNNSDSPIVTELFGRKNNLDIHQYLFVNQYCYERFVHWYAKYFPYLVVIHSMIFMVASSFWFKFPGTSSKIDLFVNILRKCFDSPWTTRALSEVSEERGEEKLVSLRKNTVSKDFKDHRADEEENIGLLRSTSVISNSEKKVQDPQPTPSVLDKKEGEQAKALFEKVKKFRTHVEEADILYLMYVLQTSLKVFKFLIIIVYTAVLVQNIEVIVRCDVPPDLTGFHIYCCNHIKAHLFSKLAYCYICFIGVYGLMCIYTLYWVFHRPLKEYSFEHVRLETGVNDIPDVKNDFAFLLHLVDQYDALHPKRFAVFLSEVSESHLHQLNLNHEWTNKKLRAHLSKNSKDKLEICLTGLPGLPDTVFEITEIESLKLEQVKNVTIPAGVAKLDSLQELSLIYCPAKLQLLALNHLKEHLKVLRLTFESSEEIPMWMYTLHCLEELYLTGPLTNEVSKTGNLESLRDLSTLKLLSLRSNLRKIPPSVGDLASQLKALCIHNEGVKLQAFSTLKKLTNLASLELSGCDLERIPSAVFSLNNLQELDLKENKLCTVEEILSLQHCRRLVTLRLWHNKITYIPDHITKLHTLETLDISFNKLKKLPSRLFYCTRLRHLDISHNQITSIPSEVNILSGLQFFSAAFNSLESLPEELFSCKRIKTLVLSNNRLSYLSPKVGNLAQLVRLDIKGNQLDSLPLEIGECPLLRCTGLIVEDSLFDLLPSDLQKKLSQG; via the exons ATGATCCCAGTGGGTGAATTCAAAAGCCTCGGGATTGAGCAGAACTCCCAGTTCCGGGTGCTGAAACCATGGTGGGACGTTCTGTCAGAGTACCTGTGCATTGCAATGCTCATGATTGGTGTCTTTGGCTGCACCCTGCAG CTAACCCAGGACAAGATCGCATGTCTGCCCAGCCATATCAAGAATGAGGCAGTAGACTGCAACTACATCATTGACTACAGCAGTAACAACAGTGACAGCCCCATCGTCACGGAGTTGTTCGGTCGCAAGAATAACCTGGACATTCACCAATACTTGTTTGTTAATCAATATTGCTATGAGAGGTTTGTGCACTGGTATGCAAAGTACTTCCCATACCTTGTGGTGATCCACTCTATGATCTTCATGGTAGCAAGCAGCTTCTGGTTCAAATTCCCTGGGACATCTTCTAAAATTGACCTTTTTGTCAACATTCTGAGGAAGTGCTTTGACTCACCGTGGACCACGAGGGCCCTGAGTGAAGTTTCAGAggaaagaggagaggagaagctGGTCAGTTTGAGGAAGAACACCGTGTCAAAGGATTTCAAAGACCACAGAGCAGATGAGGAGGAGAATATAGGACTTCTTCGCTCCACCTCTGTCATAtctaattcagaaaaaaaagtccaggaCCCCCAGCCTACTCCTTCTGTGTTGGACAAAAAGGAGGGAGAGCAGGCCAAAGCTCTCTTTGAAAAGGTAAAGAAGTTTCGAACCCATGTAGAGGAGGCAGACATCTTGTACCTTATGTATGTGCTACAAACATCTCTCAAAGTCTTCAAGTTCCTTATTATCATTGTTTACACTGCAGTGCTGGTACAAAATATTGAAGTAATTGTGCGCTGTGATGTCCCTCCTGACCTGACTGGTTTTCATATATATTGCTGTAACCACATCAAAGCCCATCTTTTCTCCAAGCTTGCTTACTGCTACATCTGCTTCATAGGAGTGTATGGACTTATGTGCATCTACACCTTATATTGGGTGTTCCACCGACCTTTGAAGGAGTACTCCTTTGAGCACGTCAGACTGGAAACGGGTGTCAATGACATACCGGATGTAAAGAACGACTTTGCTTTCTTGCTTCATCTAGTGGACCAGTATGATGCTCTGCATCCTAAAAGGTTTGCAGTCTTTCTTTCAGAGGTAAGCGAGAGCCACCTCCATCAACTCAACCTGAACCACGAGTGGACCAACAAAAAGCTGCGCGCCCACCTTTCTAAGAACTCAAAAGATAAGTTGGAAATCTGTCTTACAGGACTACCAGGCCTTCCAGACACTGTCTTTGAAATCACAGAAATTGAATCACTCAAACTGGAGcaagttaaaaatgtcacaattccAGCTGGCGTGGCAAAGCTGGATTCTTTGCAGGAGTTATCTTTGATCTACTGTCCAGCTAAGCTGCAACTGCTTGCCCTGAACCATCTCAAAGAACACTTAAAGGTTCTACGTCTTACTTTTGAAAGTTCAGAGGAGATCCCTATGTGGATGTATACCCTCCATTGTCTGGAGGAGTTATATCTGACTGGTCCTTTAACTAATGAGGTGTCGAAAACTGGCAACTTGGAATCTCTGCGAGATCTCAGCACTTTGAAACTCCTCAGTCTACGGTCCAACCTACGAAAGATACCACCCAGTGTTGGTGACCTAGCGTCACAGTTGAAGGCATTGTGCATCCACAATGAAGGGGTCAAGCTCCAGGCATTTAGCACACTGAAGAAGTTAACAAACTTAGCTTCATTAGAGCTATCAGGCTGTGACCTGGAGCGCATCCCAAGCGCTGTTTTCAGCCTGAACAATCTACAGGAGCTAGACCTGAAGGAAAATAAGCTTTGCACTGTGGAAGAGATCCTGAGTCTGCAGCATTGTCGGCGTTTGGTGACGCTCCGTCTGTGGCACAATAAAATCACTTACATTCCTGATCACATCACTAAGCTGCACACACTGGAGACGTTGGACATAAGCTTTAACAAGCTGAAAAAGCTTCCGTCTCGGCTGTTCTATTGCACCCGGCTAAGGCACCTCGACATTTCCCACAATCAGATCACATCCATTCCTTCAGAAGTGAACATACTATCGGGTCTTCAGTTCTTTTCTGCTGCCTTCAACTCTCTAGAGTCTCTGCCAGAGGAGCTCTTCTCCTGTAAACGAATAAAAACTCTGGTTCTGAGTAACAACCGCCTTTCGTATCTTAGCCCCAAAGTGGGCAACCTGGCCCAGCTTGTGCGACTGGATATTAAGGGAAATCAGTTGGACTCTCTGCCTTTGGAGATAGGAGAGTGTCCTCTTCTGAGATGCACTGGACTGATAGTAGAGGACAGCCTGTTTGACTTGCTGCCATCAGACTTACAAAAGAAGCTGAGTCAAGGCTGA
- the LOC102236310 gene encoding volume-regulated anion channel subunit LRRC8C-like isoform X2 codes for MVGRSVRVPVHCNAHDWCLWLHPAGELTQDKIACLPSHIKNEAVDCNYIIDYSSNNSDSPIVTELFGRKNNLDIHQYLFVNQYCYERFVHWYAKYFPYLVVIHSMIFMVASSFWFKFPGTSSKIDLFVNILRKCFDSPWTTRALSEVSEERGEEKLVSLRKNTVSKDFKDHRADEEENIGLLRSTSVISNSEKKVQDPQPTPSVLDKKEGEQAKALFEKVKKFRTHVEEADILYLMYVLQTSLKVFKFLIIIVYTAVLVQNIEVIVRCDVPPDLTGFHIYCCNHIKAHLFSKLAYCYICFIGVYGLMCIYTLYWVFHRPLKEYSFEHVRLETGVNDIPDVKNDFAFLLHLVDQYDALHPKRFAVFLSEVSESHLHQLNLNHEWTNKKLRAHLSKNSKDKLEICLTGLPGLPDTVFEITEIESLKLEQVKNVTIPAGVAKLDSLQELSLIYCPAKLQLLALNHLKEHLKVLRLTFESSEEIPMWMYTLHCLEELYLTGPLTNEVSKTGNLESLRDLSTLKLLSLRSNLRKIPPSVGDLASQLKALCIHNEGVKLQAFSTLKKLTNLASLELSGCDLERIPSAVFSLNNLQELDLKENKLCTVEEILSLQHCRRLVTLRLWHNKITYIPDHITKLHTLETLDISFNKLKKLPSRLFYCTRLRHLDISHNQITSIPSEVNILSGLQFFSAAFNSLESLPEELFSCKRIKTLVLSNNRLSYLSPKVGNLAQLVRLDIKGNQLDSLPLEIGECPLLRCTGLIVEDSLFDLLPSDLQKKLSQG; via the exons ATGGTGGGACGTTCTGTCAGAGTACCTGTGCATTGCAATGCTCATGATTGGTGTCTTTGGCTGCACCCTGCAGGTGAG CTAACCCAGGACAAGATCGCATGTCTGCCCAGCCATATCAAGAATGAGGCAGTAGACTGCAACTACATCATTGACTACAGCAGTAACAACAGTGACAGCCCCATCGTCACGGAGTTGTTCGGTCGCAAGAATAACCTGGACATTCACCAATACTTGTTTGTTAATCAATATTGCTATGAGAGGTTTGTGCACTGGTATGCAAAGTACTTCCCATACCTTGTGGTGATCCACTCTATGATCTTCATGGTAGCAAGCAGCTTCTGGTTCAAATTCCCTGGGACATCTTCTAAAATTGACCTTTTTGTCAACATTCTGAGGAAGTGCTTTGACTCACCGTGGACCACGAGGGCCCTGAGTGAAGTTTCAGAggaaagaggagaggagaagctGGTCAGTTTGAGGAAGAACACCGTGTCAAAGGATTTCAAAGACCACAGAGCAGATGAGGAGGAGAATATAGGACTTCTTCGCTCCACCTCTGTCATAtctaattcagaaaaaaaagtccaggaCCCCCAGCCTACTCCTTCTGTGTTGGACAAAAAGGAGGGAGAGCAGGCCAAAGCTCTCTTTGAAAAGGTAAAGAAGTTTCGAACCCATGTAGAGGAGGCAGACATCTTGTACCTTATGTATGTGCTACAAACATCTCTCAAAGTCTTCAAGTTCCTTATTATCATTGTTTACACTGCAGTGCTGGTACAAAATATTGAAGTAATTGTGCGCTGTGATGTCCCTCCTGACCTGACTGGTTTTCATATATATTGCTGTAACCACATCAAAGCCCATCTTTTCTCCAAGCTTGCTTACTGCTACATCTGCTTCATAGGAGTGTATGGACTTATGTGCATCTACACCTTATATTGGGTGTTCCACCGACCTTTGAAGGAGTACTCCTTTGAGCACGTCAGACTGGAAACGGGTGTCAATGACATACCGGATGTAAAGAACGACTTTGCTTTCTTGCTTCATCTAGTGGACCAGTATGATGCTCTGCATCCTAAAAGGTTTGCAGTCTTTCTTTCAGAGGTAAGCGAGAGCCACCTCCATCAACTCAACCTGAACCACGAGTGGACCAACAAAAAGCTGCGCGCCCACCTTTCTAAGAACTCAAAAGATAAGTTGGAAATCTGTCTTACAGGACTACCAGGCCTTCCAGACACTGTCTTTGAAATCACAGAAATTGAATCACTCAAACTGGAGcaagttaaaaatgtcacaattccAGCTGGCGTGGCAAAGCTGGATTCTTTGCAGGAGTTATCTTTGATCTACTGTCCAGCTAAGCTGCAACTGCTTGCCCTGAACCATCTCAAAGAACACTTAAAGGTTCTACGTCTTACTTTTGAAAGTTCAGAGGAGATCCCTATGTGGATGTATACCCTCCATTGTCTGGAGGAGTTATATCTGACTGGTCCTTTAACTAATGAGGTGTCGAAAACTGGCAACTTGGAATCTCTGCGAGATCTCAGCACTTTGAAACTCCTCAGTCTACGGTCCAACCTACGAAAGATACCACCCAGTGTTGGTGACCTAGCGTCACAGTTGAAGGCATTGTGCATCCACAATGAAGGGGTCAAGCTCCAGGCATTTAGCACACTGAAGAAGTTAACAAACTTAGCTTCATTAGAGCTATCAGGCTGTGACCTGGAGCGCATCCCAAGCGCTGTTTTCAGCCTGAACAATCTACAGGAGCTAGACCTGAAGGAAAATAAGCTTTGCACTGTGGAAGAGATCCTGAGTCTGCAGCATTGTCGGCGTTTGGTGACGCTCCGTCTGTGGCACAATAAAATCACTTACATTCCTGATCACATCACTAAGCTGCACACACTGGAGACGTTGGACATAAGCTTTAACAAGCTGAAAAAGCTTCCGTCTCGGCTGTTCTATTGCACCCGGCTAAGGCACCTCGACATTTCCCACAATCAGATCACATCCATTCCTTCAGAAGTGAACATACTATCGGGTCTTCAGTTCTTTTCTGCTGCCTTCAACTCTCTAGAGTCTCTGCCAGAGGAGCTCTTCTCCTGTAAACGAATAAAAACTCTGGTTCTGAGTAACAACCGCCTTTCGTATCTTAGCCCCAAAGTGGGCAACCTGGCCCAGCTTGTGCGACTGGATATTAAGGGAAATCAGTTGGACTCTCTGCCTTTGGAGATAGGAGAGTGTCCTCTTCTGAGATGCACTGGACTGATAGTAGAGGACAGCCTGTTTGACTTGCTGCCATCAGACTTACAAAAGAAGCTGAGTCAAGGCTGA
- the keap1 gene encoding kelch-like ECH-associated protein 1, translating to MTECLTECKALVTPSTRNGHRVFSYTLESHTSAAFAIMNELRLEKQLCDVTLRVRYKDLEAVDFVAHKVVLASSSPVFRAMFTNGLKECGMELVPIEGIHPRVMDRLIEFSYTASISVGEKCVIHVMNGAVMYQIDSVVKACCDFLVQQLDPSNAIGIASFAEQIGCTELHQKAREYIYMNFSQVATQEEFFNLSQCQLVNLISRDELNVRCESEVFQACVAWVRYDHENRRPYVQALLQAVRCHSLTPNFLQAQLQSLDWDPQCKDYLAQIFQDLTLHKPTKAVPCRTPKVPQLIYTAGGYFRQSLSYLEAYNPCTGAWLRLADLQVPRSGLASCVISGLFYAVGGRNNAPDGNMDSNTLDCYNPMNNCWHPCAPMSVSRNRIGVGVIDGMIYAVGGSHGCIHHNSVERYDPERDQWQLVAPMLTRRIGVGVAVINRLLYAVGGFDGANRLSSCECYYPEKDEWRTMAPMNTVRSGAGVCALGNQIFVMGGYDGTNQLNTVERYDVETDTWSSAASMRHRRSALGVTALHGRIYVLGGYDGNTFLDSVESYDPETDSWSEVTHMTSGRSGVGVAVTMEPCQKGLSRSQMTESFEGSIVQSVSSDFSQCGPFS from the exons ATGACAGAGTGCCTGACAGAATGCAAGGCGCTGGTGACTCCATCCACGCGCAACGGTCACCGCGTCTTCAGCTACACGTTGGAGAGCCACACCTCAGCCGCCTTCGCCATCATGAACGAGCTGCGCCTGGAGAAGCAGCTGTGCGACGTCACCCTGCGCGTGCGCTACAAGGACCTGGAGGCAGTGGACTTCGTGGCTCACAAGGTGGTGCTGGCCTCGTCGTCGCCCGTCTTCCGCGCCATGTTCACCAACGGCCTGAAGGAGTGCGGCATGGAGCTGGTTCCCATTGAAGGGATCCATCCCAGA GTTATGGACCGATTGATTGAGTTTTCCTACACTGCCAGCATCTCTGTGGGGGAGAAGTGCGTCATCCATGTGATGAACGGCGCCGTCATGTATCAGATAGACAGTGTGGTCAAGGCTTGCTGCGACTTCCTCGTCCAGCAGCTCGACCCCAGCAACGCCATCGGCATCGCCAGCTTTGCTGAGCAGATCGGTTGCACGGAGCTCCACCAGAAGGCCAGAGAATACATCTACATGAACTTCAGCCAG GTTGCAACCCAGGAGGAGTTTTTCAACTTGTCCCAGTGCCAGCTGGTCAACCTCATCAGCCGCGATGAGCTCAACGTGCGCTGCGAGTCCGAGGTCTTCCAGGCGTGCGTGGCCTGGGTGCGCTACGACCATGAGAACCGCCGACCGTACGTCCAGGCCTTACTCCAGGCTGTCCGCTGCCATTCCCTCACTCCCAACTTCCTGCAGGCGCAGCTCCAGTCTTTGGACTGGGACCCTCAGTGTAAAGACTACTTGGCTCAAATCTTCCAGGACCTCACACTCCACAAACCTACCAAAGCCGTTCCTTGCCGAACTCCCAAGGTACCGCAGCTCATCTACACTGCAGGGGGATATTTCCGCCAGTCTCTCAGCTACCTGGAGGCCTACAACCCCTGTACAGGCGCCTGGCTGAGGCTGGCTGACCTGCAGGTTCCCCGCAGTGGGCTGGCGTCCTGCGTCATCAGTGGACTCTTCTACGCCGTTGGCGGCAGAAACAATGCACCTGACGGGAACATGGACTCCAACACGTTGGACTGCTACAACCCTATGAACAACTGCTGGCACCCGTGTGCACCAATGAGCGTTTCAAGAAACCGAATTGGGGTCGGCGTCATCGATGGCATGATTTATGCGGTTGGCGGTTCACATGGGTGCATCCATCACAACAGCGTGGAAAG GTATGATCCAGAGCGGGACCAGTGGCAGCTGGTAGCCCCAATGTTAACGCGGCGTATTGGTGTGGGTGTTGCTGTGATCAACCGACTGCTTTACGCTGTCGGGGGTTTCGACGGCGCCAACCGGCTCAGCTCCTGTGAGTGCTACTACCCAGAGAAGGACGAGTGGAGGACCATGGCCCCCATGAACACTGTCCGGTCTGGAGCTG gtgtGTGTGCGCTGGGTAATCAAATTTTTGTGATGGGTGGATACGACGGCACCAACCAGCTGAACACAGTGGAGCGCTACGACGTGGAAACGGACACGTGGAGCTCTGCCGCCTCCATGAGGCACAGGCGCAGTGCGCTGGGAGTCACTGCTTTACATGGCCGTATTTATGTGTTAG GAGGCTACGATGGCAACACTTTCCTAGACAGTGTGGAGAGCTATGACCCAGAGACAGACAGCTGGTCAGAGGTCACCCACATGACATCAGGGCGGAGCGGCGTGGGTGTGGCTGTTACCATGGAGCCGTGCCAAAAGGGTCTGTCTCGGAGTCAGATGACTGAGAGCTTCGAAGGCTCGATCGTCCAGTCCGTCAGCTCTGATTTTAGCCAGTGTGGACCGTTTAGCTAA